The following DNA comes from Erigeron canadensis isolate Cc75 chromosome 3, C_canadensis_v1, whole genome shotgun sequence.
gaactgacgcttctttggtttcacaagaaaatcgagtagaagtatcaacacctatactagcacaaggcttagggtgaacaactaacacTTCAGGAAACTCATAAGtaaaaaacctaaagtagtaccatatcaaaactaaactatgcgcaagttcgtcattcgataaatcagattgcacataatcatcagcaatttcagtagcagtattttgacatgaatactcaaaagaatcagtcaaggtttgggtggaggaaccagtagatgaaacacaagcagtctgagtggaatggtctactaaaagactgaaatcagtttgggtagaaacgttcacacaaactttcttgatatcgacaacaactgattcattctttgaattcggactttgagactgtagattatgaataagtttttgttgagattccaccttttgttgtaaaccttctatttgtttttccaaaaatgtggatggaacatacaatttagttggttttggtggggaaacaacagattcttggttttgaaaattagatgcaatttcttctaattcaaaaattgatgactttttcgtgtcgtaagaagtattaattgcatcataattaaccaaaaatttattattttgaattttctcaacttcatcagtctcaaattcatcattcaatgaattgttgaaccataccaagtctcaagtacttttcatcatacaagggttcgatcttttctttggctttttgcaatggagtgatattctcaaatcccaacccaagaagaagttctgatctatcaatctttgacttattgaaataggcagtgaaatccaaaagagggttttgttcaactttgtacaacttttcttgatagaaaagtatattctttttatgttcctcaacttgtcttccaagattttcaatctcaatgccttttaaaaaacagttatgatttaaatcagaaacttttctttcaagttcaattgtttttggtgtagcttcttgaagcttcttatttagaatatcaacatccatttgtctcgcatttgcacgaagccattcattggtcttttgaacttcaagatcttgattcccttttcaagatcaagaacggtcttttctaaattatgatacttttccaataacttagagtcaggagacgcattcatttcacattctttaaccaacatttgttctttatagttttgaaattcttctttcatagcattatactcaaaaagaagtttagaattttcttcaagaagttttgtgtattcccttttcaagatcaagaacggtcttttctaaattatgatacttttccaataacttagagtcaggagacgcattcatttcacattctttaaccaacatttcttctttatagttttgaaattcttctttcatagcattatactcaaaaagaagtttagaattttcttcaagaagttttgcgCAACCAGAAAACAGTGACAtatagctgcgacgcaacttggtagttgcgacgcgATAGCGGCAGAATTTTCAAAAGGCCATAagttttgaaccgtaactctgtttttgacaaataagctatccatggaatcgtgagagagtctactttctaatggtaatatttttaaaagatgatgatgatgtcaagtttccagaaaggttaatttagtgggTGAATGTCGAGTTctgtcgagttatgtaagccttaagtattaaacaaacctccgatgcatcaagcattgtcatgagtcatgtttataggtatttagacttgagtcatgaccataagtgagTAGGTacttattagctcattatgtcgtttaatgattataggtagtcgggaatacttgcaaagctcaataacttacgttatcatttgctGTGCTCTTCaatgaggtaagatacactactttgacacgctgagggttcaacataaacatagttttcatataataacatcccaaatggtatcttgtttgcttatgggtattcggaattatatgggaggtgatatgggctatgtagatgtatataaaagcctgaaatgctaccccaatgatacgtattcctatgagatgttatgtatgcttaatagatgatatgatatgaaatgatgtatgatctaagatgataaatgttatgcaatgttgtaatgatatacgatatgcaatgatatatgacgatgtacgtgatgtaacaatgtatgcgatgtgatgatatgaaatgaaatgttatgaaatgtgatgtatgatgatgatatgtgaaatgtgcatgattacatggcttgttcatctagttcactagacttattaagttgccatgacacgtgtacgtttaagggcccaaacgtaaagatgtatatatgtgatgattgtttaggttgtgtaaacacctaaactatatgtgatgtgaaatcgagctcgtaaatttaacgtgaaagtgttaagcttaacccgtacttgtcctagcccggttaagtgcgttgatgtgattgctcgggtggctccttgcaacgaggtacaacgtgaagagtaatacgggaggtcttaccagccccattgtcattgaacatacggattactcctggattggcttgtcattccttaacgacattgatgtactactgaatggtggttcatctagtcgggtgcgacttatgtcacacttaacgggatgcatatgttatatgagatgcgtgacttttgtcacaattataaagatgttcaaatgtgatatgtgatgatgcaaaagatgactaggcacatttaggatgacccatcctaatataaatgatgttgatgatatgatatgtaagtgtgatgatatgtttgaggatatgtgccttaacaacttaatatgacttatatataatgttttaaatggacaaacgttttataacttatgtgttatcttacttagctaattcgttagctaacactttctcttttaaatgtgttgtgccctcaggtccaataatagtgagcaggtagatgtgagaagatgtgaggcatgggtagatgatcttaaagctagctatagtttacccatagtggctgatcgctttagacatttgctttatgtttaaatattaatgacttgtattgataatgtactcggttgcttaattatcttacttagctaattcgttagctaacacttgctcttttaaatgtgttgtgccctcaggtccaataatagtgagcaggtagatgtgagaagatgtgaggcatgggtagatgatcttaaagctagctatagtttacccatagtggctgctcgctttagacatttgctttatgtttaaatattaatgacttgtattgataatgtactcgGTTGCTTAATGTTGGGCAatcgatggatttccatttagacttattttgatgatatggctggtaacaccatttaatgaataaaccagacacattttactggtttggacttttaaagttaattccgcttcttttaacgccgttaggcaaaagtttttggaaatctttgtttttaaatgttgggtgttacacTATGGTTATTAaccatattaaagaaaataaaacttataaatctaAATAACTAATTCTTATAGAAACTCTTAAAGTATTTTGattttagttaaaattattttaatatagattttgtttGCTAATCTTGGTGAAGTACACTGGCTTTTGAAAGTTTAAGGTACGGATATTCTAAAGGTCCTTAGGAGTTTTTCGGTCCAAGCTTTTCTTTCAAgacttttatttgttatatatgtatatattattgtacGGATATTGTAGTTGGTCTTGGGATCCTTCCAGTCAAATTTCTCTCAAAACTTTATTTGTTTaaatgtgtttttctttttataatagttgcgtattatttgaaatattagttgtttgttatcctttgtataaatattttgatATCCCTGACTTTTGATGTACTAACGAGGCTGCCTTTAGAAATATTTatttgggaatcataatattttattctttatagTTATGTCAAAACCATCTCTTGAAACCCGATTTGAGTATGGTCCCGAAAAGATGCGTTTGGTATATTACATTTGATACGATGATTTGTACACTAATATGTCCCTTCAATATTCGTTGACTGAAATAATAATACGGTTGATTATTATGAATCATATTAATTGGCCCCAAAAAATTAATACAGTCGTATTTTGTGATTTATGATATGTCCCTCGAATATTCGTTGGCCACGGAAATTAATAAAGTCGCATACTATGAATCATATTGATTGGCCCAAAAATTTATAAGTGACTATTGAAATTTTGTAAGAATTGGATGGATGAAGATGTGGTTTTAAGTCAATATTTTAGAATGTCTcgaaatatatatcattattatttatttgtccGAAAACTAAgtttgtcatttgatatatttaagtatatatatatataagtcggTCAAAATGGTTTCTTAAGATGTGCATATAAGAGTAACATATCCATGCAGGTCTTATGGGCGCGTTATTGTGACACCGATGACGTGGCACCAGCTGTAGCGGTGTATTTGATTTGATCTACAGCGTCTCCTTTTGATTACCCGGTAGTGGTATGCGCACTTTGATATTTTGATAGGAGGCGTATGGACCGGTCATAGTCATTTTGTAAGTTTGACGGTTGACGTTTTCGTAGTGTCATACGAAGCGTTCGACCCTTTGACAAGTAATTTTGTTTGACTCTTATGTGCATTATTTTATGGAACTTGGTTTTTTAGTCTACTTTGATTTGTTAATGTATAAGGTATTTGTGAACTATGCGTATGTGTACTTTGATTTGAAATAAGCTTGTTAATATAATAAGTTTGTTCATTTAATATACGTCTCTACATTTGATATTATATTTCACCTTTTGTCATATTCGTTCACTGGGCTTTTTTGCTCAGCcgtattcttttttttcttcttatatggcaggttgtaacaccccaaacattttaaggtaaaagaaattgaCCCTTttgtgaaaacgtgtttcagcacgttcctggatcgattaacacgagatctaacaatcatagatgtgcggaatccgtctatgatcgtctttagggttaattaatgattatcatgataaacacacacgaagataataagaacaggagataaacacaaaaatactatcattaatcatatgattacaagatgaatccgtatgaacaacatctacaatgattacggattacaatcattgagacaaatcgtgatagtttgggtggtatctcgaggtatagatctctacctcgagaacctagtgaatgactctatgttgcaactaaatcatcaacctaaattcgtgacctaagacttatatttataggctgaacaaacggactgggctgtcaaattcgtacaaacgggctgggccttactaacttaatagttcttacgaacttaatctTCGTAAGACATATATGTACGaagttaatagttcttacgaacttaattgtacgaatttctcagccttttagaattattgcatcggacaacaaattgtgcactttatgtgctctaacacctttttatagttttgcattaaattaatttcctagtattttatttttgaatatggggttaatttagttggaactttagcggatagcgggtaaaatactcACTTTTGGAGtgatgggtcgtggcatcttcAGGAAGTGTCAGCCATCCCTTTTGTTTGTGACTCATGtttccatttcatttctttctttcccCATCATTTCTTTCATGCAATTCCTCTtgttcttttcaaaatcaagctAAAATCCTTCATATTCAAGGATAAGAACATTCatattaatcatcatcatcaagtaaTCTTTATTCAAGAATTCAAAGTTAGGGTTTAGTGGTAGTGGCCGAAAATTGGGAGAAAAAGGAGGAAGGAATTGCGAATCTAAAACCCCAAATAATTGTCTTTCTTGTTGAGGTAAGGAAATTCCCCAAATTagctttatctttcttttgaatttagggTTCATGAAGGAACCAAATTGGGGGTCTTACTAGAAATTGAATTATGATTAATtcttccccaattccttagttaacctagttgtcattgagttttatgatatgttgtttatgaaaataatgagtgcatgtgataaattttagttcttgagaaaagatgaattttgactagttatgaaatcattgatgaaaatggtaggttgaactatctagtgtgtttgttaaagaaaatgaaactcaatgacaaatgggttgggttttgggtctaggaaggctagtgattgagtttgactaggttgagctagtcatagttgtgaatgtaagcttattcATTTTACGATATGATCATAGATTGAAGAGTTCTTGTGCTTGTTCATTTAGCGTTATtgtctttgttgcggaggaggtgagtatatttgcatacccttatgtttacgttgggtcaattaccatgagatgtgaatgttccaagcatggtaattgatttggcatgaagcccatgtggggcattgtttatgaggcctaagaacctccggggcctaagaatcccgatagttgatgtgatataaggcctaagaacctccgggcctaagaatcccgatagatatgattgttatgaatgtttagcttatatggatccatatatgtattgtttgtgtgcaaggtgaatatgtaaatgtgacatgacaatgccataggttacatgtgaaagtccttgtactatgccctctttcatattcgtaaatgtatgcaagtgtattcactaagcctttgcttatattttagttgtttaccttttttaggtagttccggaagaaggaactagtgttgttgGTTGAAGGAAGTtgaattagagcttgaagtaacTTTGCAAGCTCctgaaggtatttaggtcattcttGGATGAATGACGATATTTTGGTGTAGATGTCTAGTTGTCCCCCtcctttggctcttggtacattctGATCTGTTGGTTATGCTTTTGTTGAAATGTGTGTAAATGATCAAGTGTAAAGTCTCAGCATATTGTGTAGTTGCATTTTGGGCGAAAATagcgtcaaaatgggtaaatgacccattgatGGTGTCCATGGGTTGTGAAACTAGTTAATGATGTAAACTTGTTCAAATTGAGTCTATAATGTTCTTGGTCATCTTTGAAAAGTGTTTTATGAAGTTTATGTTGGTTTGTGAAGGTTGCAAGTTTGTTCTTGTGTTGAAATGGTTTAGGGTTGCTGATCAGgtggctcactgcggcgcagtgggggtggttttgcccactgcggcgcaatggaaTTCCACGTAAAGAATTCTGcttcttcccactgcggcgcagtgggacatCTTCTCTTCCAGGGCCGAggctttccactgcggcgcagtggggagtgctcaacccactgcggcgcagtggggtgtaaaaaaaaaaaatttatgcgttttcggtttatcgagtcgggTCCTTTCACAGGTTATCAGAAGGGCTTTAAGACCGAGAGAAGAGTGTAGATAGAAGTGGACTTAGCACCCCTGGCTTTAGAGTTATATTTCAAGctttaaaagtatttattttggtTTATCAGGTTgattttagtttgattttgaataagattaacgcccttttgtcttttagttcttttgaaatcattttgtattgtttagaAAATTCCAAACCATCATAAGAAAAACCcgctaaataaataaaacgtATAAAACAACCTATGAAGCCCGGCTGTCTAACGCAGGCCTTCActttagttaaaaataaaaagatacacTCGTATTACtatattagatatttatttGGATGAGAGACTATTTATGTAACAATTTACATAACTCAATCAAGAAAGGAAAAACCTTTTAGTTGGTCAATACAAATCCAAGAAATTGTTGTAAACGTGGTACCAAACATTTATTGTTGTCCTCCACTCTTTAGAAGTATTATTCATTTTTAGTTTCTACTTTTCTTAGTTAATACtgatatgtaaaaataaaattattcttTAGATCTTGAAACATGTCTTGTCTATGTGCCTGATTATtacttaatattttatattagttattattattattattattttttcactatgttaaaacttaaaacctCTCCAAAGCTTTTTCTTTCGGGCATAATttggatgatgttaacattattttggttaGATGATGTTGCTTTtacaaaccattaaaatcatggggctttttgacaaatataaaaattaatttaagtgAGTTTATGAGAACATCATCTAACAAAAATGATGttacatcataaatcatttttccttttctttatacTTTTGTAGGCCATCCGCCATTTTGCTATATTAGtcagaaaaaggaaaagaaaaagaaaatagcatatatcattattaaattatgttcagcccatatatatatatatatatatatattaatttttttcaaaataatagaTCTCAAttttcaaagttcaaacttcaAACCCAAGACATATATGctactaaaaaaaaacatgaatctAATTGTTTTCCCGGGAAGTCTATGAAAATTCTGAGGTATCTTTGTTTTGCAACCAAATATCACATTTTGATTTCTACCCACCACCCAGATAAGTCTTTTTTGTACTTGTAGTTACTTACAGGATCGTTATATCTAACATTTTCTTATAAAGTTTTGGGctttatatgaatatttgtaAGTAAAGTTTTTTGCTTTGATCTCATTGACTGTATTTTATAGCTATAATAGAatttaaattaacataataaggGTGTTATAAGTGAAATTTAATTATTTGGGTTTTATGATTTATAGTCTAAAGAAGGTTTAAGTATTGATCTTGGATAGGAATTGAATATATGATGTTAGATATATTGAGTTTCAAGAATTTAGTTCATAGTTCTTGATAATCTTTAGGTTTTAGTTGAATTTAGTTGGATTAGATTTGAATTCAAGAGTTTCAATTAGAGTCACCAGCTATTTGTTAGGGATTTTAAGAGCAAGGAGTGAAGTTTTTTCGGTTTGCCAATGGGGAAACAatcaagaaaaaacaaaaaagtaggATCAAAATCGGTAGATAATAGTATTGTTGATATAAGGGAAAACAAACTTGATGATGGTATTGataataatacaaagatgtatgATAACGACATTGCTGTTTTCATTTCAATGGCTCAACAACTTAGGGAAGAAGGGAATAAGTTGTTTCAAACTAAAGATTATGATAGTGCGATATTAAAGTATCAAAAAGCCCTCAAATTGCTTCCCGGAAACCATATAGACGTTTCTTATCTTCATAGTAACATTGCAGCCTGTTATATGCAAATGGGTATTAGTGATCTTCCTAGGGCCATTCATGAGTGTAATTTGGCTCTTGAAGTTACACCTAAGTATACTAAAGCACTATTGAAAAGAGCTAGGTGTTATGAAGCCTTAAATCGGCTTGATTTGGCTTTAAGAGATGCTAATATGGTTTTAAATATAGAACCGAATAATCTCATGGCAACCGAGATTGTAGACAGAGTGGAAGCATGTATAGAGGATAAGGTGATTGAAGAAAAGAATAATAAGATTCAACGAGAAATGGATGATATTCAAATCCCGGAGCCACTGAATGAGAAGttagataaaaagaaaatgaaaaaaactgataagaaaatgaaaaaacttGACCGTGTTTTGAAAGAGTACAAAGATTCTGAGAAGGATGAGAAAAGCCCCGAAGAAGATAAGTTGGTCGTGGAGGAGCAAATAAGTGCGAGTAGTACCAACGAAGAAGAACCGAAACGGGTTGTTAAATTGGTTTATGGGGAAGATATTAGATGGGCAAAAATTCCTTTCAATTGTGACATATTGAGATTAAGAGAAACAATAAGCGATCGATTTCCAGTTTCGAAGGCTGTGCTTGTAAAATACAAAGATGAAGAAGGCGATATGATTACAATTACCACAAAGGAAGAACTCATTTGGGCCGAATCATCAATTTCTGATCAACGGGGTGCATTTAGGCTGTACATAGTTGAAGTCAACCCTGAGCAAGACCCTTTCTTTGAATATATTAGAAGCCGAGAACAAAAACATAAGCTTTTCAGTTCATCTGCTTGTATTGATGATTGGATACTTGAGTTTGCTAATCTTTTCAAGAACTATGTTGGGTTCAATAGTGATGAATATTTGGATCTTCATGAGGTCGGTATGAAGTTATATTCGGAAGCTATGGAAGATACTGTAACTAGTAATGCTGCTCAAGAAAAGTTTCAAGTTGCCGCTGATAAGTTTCAAGAAATGGCAGCTTTGGCTTTGTTTAATTGGGGAAATGTTCATATGTCAAGAGCACAGAAAAGGGTTTACTATTCAGAGAACGGTTCAAAAGAATCTATACTTTTAAAGGTTAAAGATTCATATGAGTCTGCTCAAACTGAATATCTAAAAGCCAGTGATCTGTACAAAGAAGCAACCAACATCAAACCTGATTTCTATGAAGGGTTTCTGGCTTTAGGACAGCAACAATATGAACAAGCAAAACTTTATTGGTATTATGCACTTGGGACAAACATTAATCTTGAAATGTGGGATTCAAAAGAGACGGTTTTTCAACTATATAATGAGGCTGAAGATAATATGGAAAAGGGTATGAAAATTTGGGAGAAAATAGAGAAAGCGCGCGTAGATGGAATTTTGAGGCCTAATAAACTGAAGTTAGAGTTAAAGAAGACGGAATTGGGTCCATTTATGAAAGACGTTACACAAGATGAAGTGGCTGAGCAGGCCGCAAGTATGAGATCTCGGATGAATGTTTTGTGGGGCAAGATGTTGTATGAAAGATCGATTATGGAATATAAGCTTGGCATTACTGTTTGGCATGAATGTTTAGAGATTGCTATTGAAAAGTTTGAACTTGCTGGAACTTCTCATACACATATTGCTGTCATGCTAAAGAATCATTGCTCTAATGATGCAGCACCAGAAGGTTTGATGCTTCTACTAGCTCTTTAATTTTCTTCCCTTTTTATTGAAAAGAAAATCATTTACTTCGGGAATCCTATCTGTCCGTCTGTCAttaaaggtggcaaaatgggttgTTTATGAGAGCTGAGTAAATGGGTTAAATTTGGTAGTTTTTGGTATGGGTTTactcaaaacactttttttcagtttttttaatgaattatcaGTGTGtcaaatacaaatacaataaCTATGTCATTTTAATGCTAACCCAGTTATTGAATAAAAATGATTTCGGAGGttttatgtatattaataatGCACTTTGGATGACGTTCAACCCATTTGACGCTTTTTCCTTTAGCCTTGTTTcaattatgtatataatatatatgtttgatctGCTACCTCTATCTGTTGTATACAAGATCCTCTTGCATAAAATGGtgtttgtgatatatatataaggtaaagttattttgagaatccctttttatgcgagaacctttgagaacttttcaaatgaatcccaaccgatgattgttctttacacgaaaattgttttttgattgttttctgaataacttatgtgtaattttaaagtttataattgtgtggagcatggattatcatccgttatacaattatgtggagatttggattcttgatcacatgtgcacgaatattgttatgatcacatgtatgcaagtcgatcacatgtaatcatagcaatattcgtgcacatgtgatcaagaatcgaAATCTCcaaataattgtataacggatgataatccatgcctccacacaattataaacttcaaaattacacataagttattcagaaaaca
Coding sequences within:
- the LOC122594479 gene encoding protein PHOX1-like, which gives rise to MGKQSRKNKKVGSKSVDNSIVDIRENKLDDGIDNNTKMYDNDIAVFISMAQQLREEGNKLFQTKDYDSAILKYQKALKLLPGNHIDVSYLHSNIAACYMQMGISDLPRAIHECNLALEVTPKYTKALLKRARCYEALNRLDLALRDANMVLNIEPNNLMATEIVDRVEACIEDKVIEEKNNKIQREMDDIQIPEPLNEKLDKKKMKKTDKKMKKLDRVLKEYKDSEKDEKSPEEDKLVVEEQISASSTNEEEPKRVVKLVYGEDIRWAKIPFNCDILRLRETISDRFPVSKAVLVKYKDEEGDMITITTKEELIWAESSISDQRGAFRLYIVEVNPEQDPFFEYIRSREQKHKLFSSSACIDDWILEFANLFKNYVGFNSDEYLDLHEVGMKLYSEAMEDTVTSNAAQEKFQVAADKFQEMAALALFNWGNVHMSRAQKRVYYSENGSKESILLKVKDSYESAQTEYLKASDLYKEATNIKPDFYEGFLALGQQQYEQAKLYWYYALGTNINLEMWDSKETVFQLYNEAEDNMEKGMKIWEKIEKARVDGILRPNKLKLELKKTELGPFMKDVTQDEVAEQAASMRSRMNVLWGKMLYERSIMEYKLGITVWHECLEIAIEKFELAGTSHTHIAVMLKNHCSNDAAPEGVGFNIDEIVQAWNEMYEEKIWQTGVPSFRLEPLLRRRVSNIFHALEHA